In Synechococcus sp. CB0101, a genomic segment contains:
- a CDS encoding IS5 family transposase — MGGKQLGFTDYELTTAKKRTKREKFLSEMEAVVPWQALIDLIEPHYPKASKKGGRPPYPLATMLRIHLLQQWYSLSDPAMEEALIEVPTMRRFAGIELISDRIPDETTILTFRHLLEKHGLGEQIFDTVKALLAARGVTMRQGTIVDATLIAAPSSTKNKDGKRDPEMHQTKKGNQWYFGMKVHAGVDKDSGLIHSVVVTAANVHDLTPAAELLHGDEEVVYGDAGYQGIAKRPEMAGKTAEFRVAMRPGTRRALPDTPDGRVQDLIETAKAHIRSKVEHPFRVIKQQFGFQKTRLRGLAKNRCKINVLAALSNLYQARRQLLATV, encoded by the coding sequence ATGGGCGGCAAGCAGCTCGGTTTCACGGACTATGAGCTGACCACGGCCAAGAAGCGCACCAAGCGCGAGAAATTTCTCTCCGAGATGGAGGCTGTGGTGCCTTGGCAGGCACTCATCGATCTGATCGAGCCGCACTACCCCAAGGCGAGCAAGAAAGGCGGCAGGCCTCCCTATCCGCTGGCAACGATGCTGCGCATTCATCTGCTGCAGCAGTGGTACTCCCTCAGCGATCCGGCCATGGAAGAGGCCTTGATCGAGGTGCCCACCATGCGCCGCTTTGCCGGCATCGAGCTGATCAGCGATCGGATCCCGGACGAGACCACGATCCTCACGTTCCGCCATCTGCTTGAGAAGCATGGGCTGGGTGAGCAGATTTTTGACACCGTCAAAGCGCTCCTGGCCGCTCGGGGCGTAACCATGCGTCAGGGCACGATCGTCGATGCCACCTTGATCGCAGCGCCCAGCTCCACCAAGAACAAAGATGGGAAGCGGGATCCGGAGATGCACCAGACCAAAAAGGGCAACCAGTGGTACTTCGGCATGAAGGTCCACGCCGGCGTTGACAAGGACTCAGGCCTGATCCATTCGGTTGTCGTCACCGCCGCCAACGTGCACGACCTCACCCCGGCAGCTGAGCTACTGCATGGAGATGAGGAGGTGGTGTACGGCGATGCTGGCTACCAGGGCATCGCCAAGAGACCAGAAATGGCTGGCAAGACAGCGGAGTTCAGAGTGGCGATGCGGCCCGGCACGCGCAGGGCTCTTCCTGACACCCCGGATGGGAGGGTGCAGGATCTGATCGAGACGGCCAAAGCTCACATCCGCTCCAAGGTTGAGCATCCCTTCCGTGTGATCAAGCAGCAGTTCGGCTTTCAAAAGACCCGGCTGCGAGGCTTGGCCAAGAACCGCTGCAAAATCAACGTGCTTGCGGCACTGTCGAATCTGTACCAGGCCCGACGACAATTACTCGCGACAGTGTGA